From a region of the Zingiber officinale cultivar Zhangliang chromosome 4B, Zo_v1.1, whole genome shotgun sequence genome:
- the LOC121977175 gene encoding uncharacterized protein LOC121977175 — translation MQPKGRPLLSILVLVSFSSLFLLFSYRSSSSSFRSSISLSPTSNPNSRFTFIIKVLTYDRIASLRRCLRSLAAADYAGDRVHLHVLVDHFRVANGSSDSTVDSQLEESRQILDLVDRIGWPHGEKIVHYRTANVGLQAQWLEAWWPSSDDEFAFVVEDDLELSPLYYKFLKGLILKYYYDPANFDPSIYGASLQRPRFVAGKHGNRLQLDNETRIFLYQLVGTWGQLLFPKPWKEFRLWYDENKTKGIKPFLQGMVTTGWYKRFGERIWTPWFIKFIHSRGYYNIYTNFNRERALSISHRDAGVNYGKTIGPDSSLLEDEPLDFNLLELPPLRNLKWYDFCFAETFPGRVAGSFDELRSIVHSMKQNKLVVISLYQTTEKIARNLICNLEKDGLLNVVFVGGDTELLLDLARRGYGVIDSNKLISSFGHDKSMDLQHEADFVRETWVKASIIQKCLEFGYDTWLIDGNMIPNGGSLPELPNSSCNLAVAKDVELLFVKSRPSSLKIWNSEYVHKMATASKFLLANNSQLMRDESFMHLIAMTLGEKERFDHSSIGLKLGDATPKPSESKANIIFWDRQMTTASVQVELERFGMWLIDAESSCTSVVCRR, via the exons ATGCAACCGAAGGGGAGACCCCTGCTTTCCATCTTGGTCCTcgtctccttctcctctctcttccttctcttctcctacCGCTCCTCCTCGTCCTCCTTCCGATCGTCCATTTCCCTTTCTCCTACCTCAAACCCTAATTCCCGCTTCACCTTCATCATCAAGGTCCTCACCTACGACCGCATCGCTTCCCTCCGCCGCTGCCTACGCTCCCTCGCGGCCGCAGACTACGCCGGCGACCGCGTCCACCTCCACGTCCTCGTCGATCACTTCCGCGTCGCGAATGGCTCCTCCGACTCGACGGTCGACAGCCAGCTGGAAGAGTCGCGCCAGATTTTGGATCTCGTCGACCGGATCGGCTGGCCACATGGGGAGAAAATTGTCCACTACAGGACGGCCAACGTCGGGCTCCAGGCGCAGTGGCTGGAGGCGTGGTGGCCCAGCTCCGACGACGAGTTCGCCTTCGTGGTGGAGGACGACCTTGAGTTGTCGCCGCTGTACTACAAGTTCCTCAAAGGGCTGATCTTGAAGTACTACTACGACCCGGCGAACTTCGATCCTTCCATCTACGGCGCGTCACTCCAACGGCCGAGGTTTGTTGCTG GCAAACATGGAAACAGATTGCAGTTGGATAACGAAACGCGAATTTTCTTGTACCAATTGGTTGGCACATGGGGTCAGCTTCTTTTTCCAAAACCATGGAAGGAATTTCGTCTATGGTACGATGAAAACAAAACCAAAGGAATCAAGCCATTTCTACAAGGCATG GTGACTACAGGATGGTACAAAAGGTTCGGTGAGAGAATTTGGACTCCTTGGTTCATCAAATTCATTCATTCCCGTGGGTACTACAATATATACACAAACTTCAATCGAGAAAGAGCTCTCAGCATCTCTCATAGAGATGCAGGCGTAAATTATGGAAAGACGATTGGTCCTGATTCAAGTTTGTTGGAGGATGAACCTCTCGATTTCAACCTCCTGGAGCTGCCACCACTGAGGAACTTAAAATGGTACGACTTCTGTTTTGCGGAAACTTTTCCAGGTAGAGTCGCAGGTAGCTTTGATGAGCTCAGATCTATAGTTCACTCTATGAAACAGAACAAATTAGTCGTGATAAGCTTGTACCAGACGACTGAGAAGATTGCTAGAAACCTTATTTGCAATCTTGAAAAAGATGGTTTGCTGAATGTTGTTTTTGTCGGTGGAGATACAGAGCTCTTGCTTGACCTTGCCAGGAGAGGATATGGTGTCATTGATTCAAACAAGTTGATTTCAAGTTTTGGACACGACAAATCGATGGACCTCCAACATGAGGCAGACTTTGTAAGAGAGACTTGGGTTAAAGCCTCTATCATCCAGAAGTGCCTGGAATTCGGCTACGATACCTGGTTGATCGATGGTAATATGATTCCAAATGGTGGTTCATTACCTGAGTTGCCAAATTCTTCGTGTAATCTTGCTGTTGCGAAAGATGTTGAGCTTCTGTTTGTGAAGAGCCGCCCATCCTCTTTAAAGATTTGGAACAGTGAGTACGTTCACAAGATGGCAACGGCGAGCAAGTTTCTGTTGGCAAACAATTCTCAGCTGATGAGAGACGAAAGTTTCATGCATCTCATTGCGATGACATTAGGCGAGAAGGAAAGATTTGATCACTCAAGCATTGGTTTGAAATTAGGGGATGCTACTCCGAAACCTTCTGAAAGCAAAGCGAATATCATCTTTTGGGATCGACAAATGACAACGGCTTCGGTGCAAGTGGAGCTTGAAAGGTTCGGAATGTGGTTGATTGATGCGGAATCCTCCTGTACTTC